In Anolis carolinensis isolate JA03-04 chromosome 4, rAnoCar3.1.pri, whole genome shotgun sequence, the genomic window AAAACGTGATAGTACTTTCttcaaatgaaaaacaattagGGCATGTGGTGGGAAAACACAACTCATCTTGTGATTGGTGTCCACTTGATTGCCACAGCAAAATCATTTTTTATTCCAATCTTACCTATGGAACTGAAAATAAAATCCAGTTCTAAAAAGTGAATATACATaatttttcacttttgaaaaGTCTTTTTATCAAAGTTGAGGGGGGTCCTCTTCCACCTGCTCCCAACATAACATTTCTTCTTTGAAGTTTTTTATCAATAATTTTCCTCTCAAAATTTTAtcactaaaaaagaaaaaatagttatttaaaggatgagattaaagaaaagcgTCTTAATTTCCAACCAGCTACAAGCAAAGTGACCTAACTGCTCTGAGAAAGCACAAGACACACCAGACTATACGTTAGTTACATCATATTTATCTTGTAAATGAAAGAATGCAGATGAATCTTGAGGTTAGCAAATTCATCAGGTTAGCATTTGATTTTATAGTTATCGTGTGCATACAACTAAactatgaaaaacaaaacaaaaaatcctaGCCCTTTCAAAACAAGTGGTAGAAAAATTCACAGTCACAGAAGTTGTTTTCATAAGCCTTTTGAGAAGGGGCAGTGTGGAGCATCTAAAttgtacaatataaaacattgtaAGTAACAGCTGaaaacacaaaagcaaagttccttttttaaaaaaaacaaaacaaaacaaaacaaaaccaaatggTGCTTCCTTTACAAGTGATTTTAATATGTGAACACTCTAGTCAGACAACCTTCAAAAAATCACTGAAACCATTGTCATACAATGCAATTTGAGCCTCTGCTGAACCGAAAGCCTTTTGCTACAAGATCTAGATTCCTCTGCTTCTTATTGGCATTTCACCAAGTGGTCATTTGCAATGAGATCCATCTGCCAACAAAGTCTTGAGATCAGTAACCAAGTCTCAACCATCACTAGCAGAGGTAGAGAAAGTTCTGTCTGCTGCTATAGCCTGCCTTTGCATTTTTAGTACTGGATAATGCAGGTTCCAATAATGTGGCCCatacatatttattatattttttggtTTCATTGGCTTGCTCAAAAGATGCAAGCTTCTCTTAACAGGCTCTTGCAGTTGGGACACATCCCACAGTTGCTGCAGCCAGTCAAAGTGGGGCATCAGCTTTCTTGTTTTGCAGCTTCCCCCTGGGCTTCCCCAGTTTGTTCGGTGGGATTCCTCTGTGCATCTCCTTCCCcttctgcaaaacaaaacaaaaacgaaGAAGAGCAGCTGTAGTGAAATAATGTCCTCACTGACCTAATGCAGAGCCAGTAAAAGAAAAGGCAGTTCTTATAGTTTTAACCAAGTCATTGACTTTCCCAAACACCAATTACAGAGTGGTGGTTGTTGTGGGTTGCAATGATTTACAAAACTGTGCACTGAAATATGGTAGAAATTATCCAGAAAGAACCAGATGGGGCACATTATGTTGGAAGCGGCTGAGTGGCGGGGAACTATGTCAAACCACCACCTTGAGCATCTTTAGAGTTTAGATTGAAATGTCTTCACAACAACCCTGGATAGAAACGTCACTGGAAGCAGTTTGGAAAGATGCCTTAAAGAAATAGTTCTTATGTCATAATTAATGCATAgggttttttatatatagagtGGACTGATTAACATGCTATCCTTTTAACAGTTGAAGCAAAAGGAGGGAGTGCAAACATCTTAGTGTGCTTCCAGACAGATGATTCCTAGCAACCTCTGTCAGAAAGTGCAGTTGAGCTATTGCAACTTGAATAGAGCTTTTGTGGCAAGGAAAAGATAGAagtatgtgagtgtgtgtatgtgtaaaaagAACAGATTTAAAACTGATGGTTCTGTCTATACCCTCTGGTAAATTATGTAATTTACTGCAGagcaaaattaaattaaacattCTGAATAATTAATACAAACAATTAATAAGAAAAACGTTTCAGCTTCTCCCTTGTTTGGTTGCTTAAAATAAAAGTGAGCATCTCAATTCTCAACAGAGATAAATTAGGCACAGAGTGAGAGTAAACGCTGTCCTGAAAATACTAGTCAGAAACCGGAATTGTTCCCTTGTGACTGCAAACGTTGCATCACCTGGGTTTATTTTCTGGAGACAATCACTTTAGGGGCACAGGTGACTGGTGGGAACTACTAagtcaaaaaaaaaatcagctgtaATCTAATTTGTATGACTGAACAAGGATGCACAAGATATTGTTGAAAAAATAACCATAGACCTAAATGGAAGCTTAAGGAGTCACAAGTATACAGTCTTGATCAATTCAGTGATTAGTGGCAAAACATTCAACTCAACATCACAGCCTCTTTGATTTGTCTCTGTTTGGAGCTAAGATGACATCTTATTCAAGCATTTGAGGCAAAAGGGAACATTTCTGGGCTCATAAACTAGCATCTTGGCTGCAAACACTAATATTTTAAATAGCAGAGGAGGGTAGAAAtcaaattgttttgttttcttgaatTATTAAGGTCTGTTTGCTaatcacatacaaacacacataatATGAAATATTCTTCAACTCAAGAATAAAAAAGCTTGTTGCAAACATCCATGAATAACTAATAGGGAAAGGCTATCTGAATAAAAACATCTGTACATAATTATTAAACAATCCATATAAAGTAGTTTCTCTTCTTAAAAAAGAGAGGATCAGTTATATGGTGATACATGAATAAAAAAGCTAGTTTGGAAAGATCCATGGATAACTAATAGGGAAAGGAAACCAGCTGTATATACTTATTAAACAGTTAATAGAAAGTAGTttctattttttataaaaaagaatCAGTTACACAGAGATACATGAACATATTGTTACAGACTAATTGAAACTCAAAGATATTCACCACATTCTTTCTCTGAATGTTTAATCATGGAAGCTCATTAAATAGTGTTTGTGTGTCCACCTTCATGCTACTTGTGGTAACCCCATGGATTTCAcggatttttttaaaggtaaggaatacttagaggtggctttgccagtttttGCTTGGAAATATTGTACCTGGAATCTGTTGGCAATTTAGGAGGGGGAACAGAGCCTAGTAGGTACCAAGGAAGGTGTCCATATGCATTCTATTTGAGGATCTCAACGCCATtttagcaaaaaacaaacaaggaaGGCCACAGGTGTCTTTCCAGATAAAGAGAAAAGTGAGATGATATTAAAGCCCAAACATTTTTCTATGAATAATACCAGAACACCAATGATAtttaacaacattttattttaactgttaaAAAGTTGAGTACTTACCAGTTTTGTTTATATCAAGTTCGGATAACTTTAGTGACAGGTCACTAGAATTCCCACTTGTAGAAGATACAAGGATATCATGAAGGGCATTTCTTCTCCCAGTTCGTCCAGAAGCAATGAAATCTGCATATGTAGATTCCACATCAGTCATTGCTAACAAGTATCCACATAGCAGTACCTAAGAGAAAAAAAAGTATAAAATTACTGGACAATAGAGAAGCAAGGAATGGGTAACTTTTGGGTTGTCAACTAGTTTGGACTATAACTTCTATAATTCTTTACCATTGCTGGCTGGGGCtgaagggacaaaacatctggaataCCCAAGATCCCCCCTCCCAATCTTCCAGAATGGAGAAAAATGTAGAAGTCTTTAAAAACCTGATATAGAGCTGACATTGTATTTTGTCCGATATTGTTTATGCTTCAAACGTCTTTCACTGAGTTAGTTTCAAAGACACTACAAAATCCCTACTGCATACTGATACAGATTAATATGTCTTTGTCTTTGAAAATGTATTTCCTCTCATAAGACAGAATGGAAactcctgaccccccccccccagccccaatatatatatatttaaggcCATAGCGCTACCACACACCTTGTGAATGATAAAAAGGAGAACAAGAATAATGTTGGCAGCATCTTTAAAACAAGCTGGTTTTAATTTTAGTATAAGTTCAATTAGGACTTCCACAGAAGTGAATATGAGATTCCACATatgtaaatatgcaaaaacaaaaccaagacccaaaacaaaaaaatataataaaagcatAATAAAAAGAGTAAGTTGAACAGTGATACCAAAATATACCACAATAAAGTATGGGGTGGTGATGGCGGTGGTGTTTAATGCATGTAAAGTATACAACAAAACAGCTTGATACCCTAATTACCATTTAAATCTTTATCttggcccattcacactacaatataatagcattattatttcactttaacagccatgtttCTATTCTATGCAAtccttgggtttgtagtttggtgaacccCTAGAACTCTCTGGCTAAGAATTCCCTGTAGCATTTACGCTGGGAGGCAACATCTCTTAGATATGCTGGGAGTCTGCCCTCCAGGACTTGAGTCACCAGAACTTAGTTGTATAGCGGccccttgatatctgctggatcctcaagtcccattatatacaattgtaTAGTAAAATTGTGGCCctaatataaaatagtaaaatcaagattttcttttgggattttttggggTGGGTGTGGGTGTGGGTAGGGATAAGTTGTAGATGGATGAATCATTGGATGGAAGTTGGCTGTATTTGCAACCAAACAGGCAGTTGATGCAGTAGACCCTTTCCCAGATAAAGGCCATGTTTTTCTTGCTAGAGtttctaaaacatttttaaacaggATCTCAGCAAAGATTTCAAATGGAAGCATCGTCTGGAGATCAACCTGCTCTTGGCAAGATCTATTTTTGGTCTTTACTGGTGTAGCCCCCTGACTCTATCCccaattttccttcccttccctctcagCACAGCTAAGAGACAGACAGCTATATGACCCTTCCTGGAGCCAACTGAACAGTTATTTGAGAAGCAAGAGGAAGGGGATTAGGTACAACATTTTATACAGGCTAAATATAGCTATATTGGATTGACAGAACTTTGGAGAATGGCATATGACAGGGTAAGCAGGCCAAACACTGACATACCACATTTAAACTCTGCGAACAAGGTTTAAAATAGAGCTCATGAGTTTGTTTAAGCCAGAGCTAGGACATAACCAGTTTATCTAACATGTTTTTTTAGCTATTTAATCTGCAGTAATGACTTGGAACTTTGTTACTTTTTTGCCTGTAATACAATACagcataattggggggggggggggttacttgTTACCAATTACTGAATGTGTTGAGATTCTGAGAAAAAAAGGCGTGGTGGTGGAGGTGGAATATGTGTGGTTCTGTCTCACTCCTTTGTGAGATTTAGGAAATGCCAGCAACTAGCAAtgaagagggggaggaggaggcatACTGAAACCATGACCTGTCCTAGAAACTCAAAATTGCTGGGAattaagctttttttaaaaaaaaagcctctTCATTCTGCTCAAATGAAAAAAATACTACTGTCTGCAAAACAAAGGCAAAGAAACTCACTATAAGAGTGTGTAACTGATTTCCTTGCTAGGCTGGCTGCTCAAAACAGCAGGTTGCTCCGAATCACAACAGTATAGCAGCAGTTTTGAATTTTACATAGATGAAACTTTTACGAGTGTATATCCAACTGGATTGTATGTGTGTGGAGTATTTTCCAAGCCATCTAAGTGGGAAGAGAGTGCTAATAAAGAACTCCTTTGTAATATCTTTTGCATTTTTCTGAGATGTTCCCAGACAGAACATCTGGAATTGGTTTCTTTCAGTAACACATTTCAAACGACTTAATTTCCTTCTTGCATCTTTTTGACATACATAAAAATCAGAAGTATAACTGCAAAGATTTTGGTATTCAGTGATATATGTTTATATTTCAGGATTTTATCTTGACTCTTAATAACAGGTCTTTCccggtcttctgatttcttgacttagTCTCCATTTTGAATAATTACTTAGCCAAAGTGTAGAAAATCCTCAATTATATTTTAAGTCTTCTTTATTCATTCTTAAATTATGCTGATGATCTGtgattattattttgttctttttaaaatattcatttataACTCTGTTTTTGCAAACTTCCATCAGCATTCATTCCAACTCTGCTATTTTCTGTTAGTAATATGTTGTCATCTTGTAACTTAAGCAGTTGACATTTCTGCCTCCAATTTTTACGCCTCCTTCCACTGATCCTACTCCCACCTTCCATATGAAGCATTCTGCATATACATTAAATAGGGTGATAAAATGGCCCTTGACATTCTGTTTTtccatattctctcctgacagtgacctcttgatcagagtatAAAGAATGCAGCAGGTTAAGCAAATGTTTTTGCACATCTAGTTCTTTTTATAGAGCGATCCATAATTTGTCATGACTGATATAACAAAAGGTTTAGCAAAAGTCTATAAACTGATTTTGTTCTGAAATTCCTTGATCTAGTTAATATTGTTTCTAGTTCTTCTTCCTGTTCTGAACTCAGCTTGGATGTCTAGCACACCCTCTTCCATATATGGTAAAAGTCTCTGTTGCAAAAAGTTGAGTATCACCTTGCTGATGTGAAAAATTAATTTAGACTATATAGTTGCTTCaattatcgtgggggttacaatccaggaccacccgcaataagtgaaaatccatgaagtagggacactatatttattttaatgttaatacattatttcagtagttatacactattttaagtctttatcaaccaaccgtgtgttgataaatcgccttcttttcctctcgttgctgcttgggctccttttctctcccttcagcttccccttcctcccttacttaggctgtaaattctaaatttttatttttatgtaaatttttatgatttataatattcttttagagtttattgaaaaactgtgaaacagtgaatccgcaaaaagtgaaccgcgaagtagtgagggaacactactgCTATCTCTGGTGTTTCATTTATTGGGCATTGGAATATTTATCAAGTGTTTCCACTTTGTGTAAGAATCTTTTGCATATTTGTTGGCAGATTTTTGTTAAAATCTGCATGGATTCCATTCCTATAAGATTGAAACGGCTATATTGGTATCCCATCTGTTCCTTGTGATTTATTTTTACCAAGTGTTTTGAGAACAGCTTCCACTTTGCATGCTAAAATTGTGGGCTCATTGTTCAAAGATTCTTCATTGAGGCAAATTGTTAATTGTTTTCTGTAGGTATTAAATGTATTGcttccatatttttattttttcttcatcataTCATGATTGGCACACATGAtatgatgaagaaaaaataaaaatatggaagCAATACATTTAATTTGTCAGATCTCTTGGAAGaagtttatttcctttttttgggtTGCTGACACCTTCTGCTTCTCTGCAGATTATAATAGCTCCCCTTGTCTGTATCCCTGTGCACATGTTGCTGAACAGTTCAAAGTCCTCAGTCTTTGTTCTTCCAATTTTTTGTTGTCTTCTGtttctttgccatttattattataatacagtagagtctcacttatccaacactcgcttatccaacgttctggattatctaacacatttttgtagtcaatgttttccacacatcgtgatattttggtgctaaattcataaatacagtatttactacatagcattactgcgtattgaactactttttctgtcaaatttgttgtataacatgatgtttcggtgcttaatttgtaaaataataacttaatttgatgtttaataggcttttccttaatctctcattatccaacatattcgcttatccaacgttctaccggcccgtttatgttggataagtgagactctactgtacatctattcCTATGCCTAGATTATATTGAAGATTCTGACTCTATTTTCATCAGCTATCTCAAGGCTTTCTAACTGGTCACAATATATTTTTGCATTCTTCCTTGTCATGCCACTTGTTTCGGTTCACAattcttctagatcagtggttctcaacttgtgggtctccaggtgttttggcctacaactaccagaaatcccagccagtttaccaactgttaggatttctgggagttgaaggccaaaacatccaggcacccACAATTGAGAACCATTTTTCTAGATCCTTGTACATGAGTTGAAGTTGTGCAAATTATTCAGGGGATTTCTGTAGACTTTATTTTGGCACTATGATTGACTTAGTAAACTTTTACACTTTAATCTTTGATATTAGCAGTTGACAGACTGTTCTGCAATCTGCTCCCAATGAGGTttccttgttgttgtttccagttatattgtctttttatttctatATTGAAATGTATACAAGTTATCTCTTTAGTTATTTGAATAATCTGCTTGCAACAGGCAAACTGATAGTCTTGGAGAATTCAGTTAAGACACTCTCCTGCTTTATTTCTGGCTCTTTGGTTACATActgttttgtataattttaattcCTTAGAAATTCTTCTTCCAGGGTGCAAGTAGGATGCTGTACTTTTGCAAATGTGGGAATGCAGAAATACCCTATATCAACTGCTCCACCATCTAACTGCTTTTGTTTTGCGCCTGCTAGGAGGCTAACAAGATGCAGAGAGTGATAGATGAAGCATTCCTATCCCTCCTTTCAAATTTATTCTTTTGTACAAATCCATGGAAGAACTTCTCTTGCCATTAGGATAGGTCAATAAAATACACACAGGAAGAAATGAATTTGgatcactttaaccaccatgatgTAGAGAGAATGGGGGACAAAGAAGGAATGAATTGGTGTGGTTAAAGATCTTTACAGATTATGCATTCTTCCAGATGTTAGGTTGCAACTACTAGGACtcctcaccactggctatgctggccTGGGCTACTGGGAAATGCAATCCAGCATCATCTACAAGGCTGCATGATTCTCACCCTTGTCTTCAGAAAACACAGACAACCTCTCACACCATGAATCTCCAGATATGCAGCAATGAAACTGGCACTGGCAACTGGAGTTCAGAGAGCTATCAATCTTATAGGCCAGATAAGGAAGGAGGTCAGGCAGCAGGAAAACAAGGACATAGTATATCAATCCTTCTCTGTCTTATCTGCATATGCATGTTGCTCAGCTTAGTTAAAAGGGAAGGGTTATCATTTATGGCGGGTCGGGCACCTGCTTATCACCgagaaggaagaaatgtgccactAAAGGAGAAGAttaaaaacaacacatctttGTAAGAAGTTAATGTACATAGATGTAAATGTGTAAAAGAACTACTGCAatcttaaaaaaaatactgtgacCAGGAATCTATGTTTTTGCTGAGTTAGCTGTTTAGCAATTTCAAGATCTCAACCTCCTTTATCTTTGAATTAAATTCGAGTAGACAATACTTTCAGTAACTGAAATGTTCAGAGGATGTTCTCTGTAAACCAGGACAAGTAACTTCTATCTGTTTTCTGCCCCTTTCCCCTTTGTGTGGCATCTAAAAGGTAAGATTGAATGACACTTCTAGGCTGCCCAAGGCTTGTTCCAGCTATCTACAATACATGTGTGACAGGACATTTATCTACATTAGAGAATTTGGCAAGGAAATAAAATAGCAGGTGCAAGATGACAGAGAGGTAGCagcaaaaaaaggaagaggggaggagaatggaaggTTTTTCAAGGGTTACATAAGACACTTCCACCTTGGTGAAAGGCAAATATCAATCAGTTCATTATATTTAAAATCAGAAGTGTCACAAAAACAGAAAAGGGTTTGCAAATACACAAGAAGCATGTCAAACAATAACTGGTTGGCTGCCCAAGTAAGAACTGCCACACAATAGATTGTCAAGCAAGATACTTCCTGCGTCACATGTCCATACTTTGATCCTTTACACATTCACCATTACATATTCTCTTACCATGAGATCACATCCACCTGATCTGTTTATGCCAATCTGATTTCCAAGAAAAAGTGCAAAGCCACCAGGAAATTCAGACCAGCTGTGATGCGCCACGTTTCAATGACAAATAAAATAGCTGGACTCTTGATGCTAATTTAATATCAATCCAaagttacatatttatttatttatttatttaatttatataccgctcttctcccccaggggagaaCTATACAACACACTAATTAGACTCCATTGCAGTGATCTGTTACTGGAGAAAGCTTTTTGTAAGTCTAGTTCTCGTGCTGcaccaaaaaaaatcacactttgcTTTCCCAATCAAAATTGACACACCAGGCAACTAACAACAAACAATGACTACACATTTGTCAGTTAAAATACTATGAGTTTTCCCCTTTGCTGGCTCATATTAATTCCCATAACTCTACACGTTCATGTTAAATTGTGGCAGTGTTTCATATGGTATGCTCTCCTACAATATTCCAGGTTCCTTCCTTAGAAAGAGAGTGGAGAAAAGATGGAAGAGGACTTTCAGAGCTATATTTGATTCAAGGAGCCAAGTGGTTATCTCAGATTAATCTAAAATTAACAAacacaacaaaatacaacaaaaacaaaaacttggaCCCCTAGACAATGATAGCTCTattataccattttaactgccatcctATGGAATCAGGGAGAACGGTAAAGTTTAGGTAAGAGCATTTATAAGCACTTTCAGCCAGAACTACCATGCCCCACCAAACtagaaattccaggattccatagaatgtagccatggaaattaaaggggAATCATAGTACTGGCTATCATTGCAAAACAGATATTTCCATAAAATGTTACAGTAACTCCCGCTGAATATGGAGCTACTCCATT contains:
- the pkia gene encoding cAMP-dependent protein kinase inhibitor alpha, whose protein sequence is MTDVESTYADFIASGRTGRRNALHDILVSSTSGNSSDLSLKLSELDINKTEGEGDAQRNPTEQTGEAQGEAAKQES